The Saccharopolyspora gregorii genomic interval ATCGCTCGCGTGACACTAAGCCGGAGCTGGCAGTGAGACGGCGGTTGCATCGGCGCGGCCTGCGGTATCGGGTCGATGCCGCACCGATTCCGGCGCTGCGACGCCGGGCAGACATTGTGTTCGCCAAGGCACGCGTCGCAGTCTTTGTCGATGGGTGCTTCTGGCACGGCTGTCCTGAGCATGGCCGCAAGAGCTTCAACCACAACACCGCTTATTGGCCTACGAAGATCGCGGCCAACATGGCGCGCGACCGGGATACGGACGCCCGCCTTCGCGAGGCAGGATGGACCGTGCTGCGCTTCTGGGAGCACCAGGACGCAGACATCATCGCTAAAGACATCATCGACGTACTTCAAGCCCTGCAGAGCAGCGCTAAGCTACCGACGAGAAGTACCCCAAGCTAGGTTTGTCGAACCTGCCGATCACAAGCCCCCGGTCGAGGAAGCGGTTGAACTCCTCGCAGCTGGTTTCAGGCAGGTGGGCACAGCCGTGACAGGCCGCAAGATTGCAAGAGTCTGGTCCCTGCCCTTTCTCTCCTGCGTCCATACAGACAGGGTCTGTGGAGCACCAGCGGGCATCCTTTACAGCGTTGGCCATGACCGGCCACAGATTTTCGGGCTTGGCCATTCTCACCAAGCCGCCCATCGTGCCTTCAGAATCGCCGGTTGCGGTATAGATCAGCAAGCCTGCCATCATCCGGCCCGGCGTCTCGGAGACGTAGAGGCGTTCTCGAAGTGAGGCCGAACTATAGCCACAGGTGAAGATTAGCTCGTTGATCAGAAGGTGGGCGAGCGTGTGGATCAGCACGAAGCGCGGGCTGAGGATTCTTGGCGCGATCCCACGCAGGCGGGCAACTTCGCCGTACTGGTCGGTAATTTTCTTGGCACGGGACATCACCTCCGGTCGCTGTTCCCACATCTGCAAACTTGCAAGGTTGAGTTCCAGGTAAATTCCTTCACCTTTTACGACGTACGCTGGCAGCCAGTCATGCTCGGGGGAGAGTGTCCGACGGCGCAA includes:
- a CDS encoding very short patch repair endonuclease, with protein sequence MAKQGESDSWASSPGRRRNMQANRSRDTKPELAVRRRLHRRGLRYRVDAAPIPALRRRADIVFAKARVAVFVDGCFWHGCPEHGRKSFNHNTAYWPTKIAANMARDRDTDARLREAGWTVLRFWEHQDADIIAKDIIDVLQALQSSAKLPTRSTPS